The Armatimonadota bacterium genomic sequence CTCACCTACGTACGGCCGCTGGGTGGCGGTCACCCTCTCCAGCTCAGCCCACACGATGCTGTACGTGCCGCCAGGCTTCGCCCACGGGTTCTGCGTGTTGAGCGACAGTGCGGACGTGCTGTACAAGTGCACAGAGGAGTACGCGCCCGAGCTGGACCGGGGCATCCGGTGGGACGACCCCGACCTCGCCATCCCCTGGCCGGTGGAGGAACCGATACTCTCGGAGAAGGACCGGGCCTGGCCCGGCCTGCGCGAGGCGGACAACAACTACGTGTACCGCGCGGAGTAGGGAGGTCTGAAGCGTTGAAAGTGCTGGTGACAGGTGCAGGGGGCTACATCGGTTCCGTGCTCGTGCGCATGCTCCTCCAGGAGGGCCACGAAGTG encodes the following:
- the rfbC gene encoding dTDP-4-dehydrorhamnose 3,5-epimerase, whose protein sequence is MPFEFTRLEIPNVVLVRAKAFFDPRGFFMEGYRRSEFLANGISATFVQDNFSHSVRRGVLRGLHYQKDPKAQGKLVMVLRGEIYDVAVDIRQGSPTYGRWVAVTLSSSAHTMLYVPPGFAHGFCVLSDSADVLYKCTEEYAPELDRGIRWDDPDLAIPWPVEEPILSEKDRAWPGLREADNNYVYRAE